The sequence ATGACTGATAATAGACTCAATACCTTTGTGTCCTCCTGAGCCTCCTCCCGTATAAAGACGAATCTTGCCCAGAGGAAGATCGAGGTCATCATGGATAACTATGAGGTCGCTAGGGGTGACTTGGAATCGGTGCATCAGCGAATTCACGGACTTGCCGCTGAGGTTCATGAAGGTTTGTGGTTTGGCCAGGATTACCTCTATGTTCTCTATTTGTCCAATGCCGACCTGGGCCTGGCACTGCCGCTGCTTGACTGAGATACCATGTGCTTTGCCGAGATGATTGATGCACCTGAATCCCACGTTATGGCGGCTATAGGCATAAGCTCTTCCTGGATTGCCTAGGCCAATAACTAGCTTCATGTTCAATCTTGCGATCGAGCCCCTTCTCCCAACATTCGCCGAAACTCTTCCTCGGTCAGTAGCCTGATGCCTAAGGTCAGGGCTTTATCTCGCTTGGAGCCCGGGGCAGCCCCCACTACCACATAGTTCGTCTTTCTAGTCACGCTGGAACCTACTGCACCTCCTAGCTCCTTGATGCGCGACTCAGCCTCTTGGCGGGTGAAAGATTCTAGCCTGCCGGTGAGGACGAAC comes from Chloroflexota bacterium and encodes:
- a CDS encoding aminoacyl-tRNA hydrolase — encoded protein: MKLVIGLGNPGRAYAYSRHNVGFRCINHLGKAHGISVKQRQCQAQVGIGQIENIEVILAKPQTFMNLSGKSVNSLMHRFQVTPSDLIVIHDDLDLPLGKIRLYTGGGSGGHKGIESIISHLESRDFLRVRVGIGRPPEGENPIDYVLGDFLPEEKLQIENIIPRVSEAIACFLKEGIAMAMNRYN